A window of the Lactuca sativa cultivar Salinas chromosome 5, Lsat_Salinas_v11, whole genome shotgun sequence genome harbors these coding sequences:
- the LOC111921015 gene encoding beta-fructofuranosidase, insoluble isoenzyme 1 isoform X3, whose protein sequence is MYYKGYYHFFCQYNPKGAVWGNIVWAHSVSTDMINWKWLKPALTPSKWFDKYGCWSGSATILPGDKPVILYTGVIKENPEPGYQVQNYAIPTNYSDPYLQNWVKPNINNPILNPTQENVSSFRDPSTAWFINGYWKMLVGSRHNDRGIAYMYKSKDFVKWTRAKHPFHDKPGTGMWECPDFYPLSSPGVRNGLETYTLGKDHTKYVFKVSLDETRYDYYTIGEYDVVNERYHPDNITVDGWAGLRYDYGNLYASKTFFDPVKKRRILWGWCNESSTTEEDIAKGWAGIELIPRMVWLDPSGKQLLQWPIHELETLRGQKKNIRNVKLNKGDSMEIKGITAAQVDVDVSFTFSSLSKAEAYDRNWDKFPREDIAKDICGIKDATAQGGLGPFGILALASKNLEEYTPVFFRVFKTHVKTYKVLMCSDATLSSRNMNEYKPSFGGFVDVDLADKRLSLRSLIDHSVVESFGEGGKTVITSRVYPKLAVAGDAHLHVFNNGTETIVVEKLHAWSMKRALMN, encoded by the exons ATGTATTACAAAGGATACTACCATTTCTTCTGTCAATACAATCCCAAAGGTGCAGTGTGGGGAAACATTGTATGGGCTCACTCTGTATCAACTGACATGATCAACTGGAAATGGTTAAAACCAGCACTTACACCATCAAAATGGTTTGATAAATACGGGTGTTGGTCCGGATCCGCTACAATCCTCCCAGGTGATAAACCAGTCATTTTGTATACCGGAGTGATAAAGGAAAACCCGGAACCAGGTTATCAAGTTCAAAACTACGCAATACCTACCAATTATTCCGATCCATATCTCCAAAACTGGGTCAAACCCAACATCAACAACCCGATCCTCAATCCCACTCAAGAGAACGTTTCGTCTTTCCGTGACCCTTCAACTGCTTGGTTCATCAATGGTTACTGGAAAATGTTGGTTGGCAGCAGACACAACGATCGAGGCATTGCGTATATGTACAAAAGCAAAGATTTTGTTAAGTGGACGAGGGCCAAACACCCGTTTCACGACAAACCGGGTACGGGTATGTGGGAATGTCCAGATTTTTACCCGTTATCATCTCCTGGTGTTAGAAACGGGTTGGAGACTTACACATTGGGCAAAGATCATACTAAATATGTTTTTAAGGTGAGCCTTGATGAAACAAGGTATGATTATTATACGATCGGAGAGTATGACGTGGTGAACGAACGCTATCATCCAGATAACATTACTGTTGATGGTTGGGCTGGGTTAAGATATGATTATGGAAACTTGTATGCGTCCAAAACTTTCTTCGACCCTGTCAAGAAACGAAGAATTTTGTGGGGTTGGTGTAATGAGTCGAGCACAACAGAAGAAGATATTGCAAAGGGATGGGCAGGAATTGAG TTGATTCCACGTATGGTGTGGTTGGACCCTAGTGGAAAACAATTGCTACAATGGCCAATACATGAGCTAGAAACCCTAAGAGGTCAGAAGAAGAATATAAGGAATGTGAAGCTAAACAAAGGAGATTCCATGGAAATAAAAGGAATTACTGCTGCTCAG GTCGATGTGGATGTTAGTTTTACTTTTTCAAGCCTGAGTAAAGCTGAGGCGTACGATAGAAACTGGGACAAATTTCCAAGAGAAGATATCGCTAAAGACATATGTGGAATCAAGGATGCAACCGCACAAGGTGGACTTGGACCTTTTGGGATTCTAGCACTTGCTTCCAAGAATCTTGAAGAATACACTCCGGTCTTCTTTAGGGTTTTCAAGACCCATGTCAAGACATATAAAGTCCTCATGTGCTCAGATGCTACTCT TTCCTCGAGGAACATGAATGAATATAAGCCATCATTTGGAGGGTTTGTGGACGTGGATTTAGCCGACAAGAGGCTTTCACTTAGGAGCTTGATCGATCATTCGGTTGTGGAAAGCTTTGGAGAGGGTGGAAAGACTGTAATCACATCTAGGGTTTATCCGAAACTAGCAGTGGCGGGTGATGCACATTTACATGTGTTTAACAATGGTACTGAGACCATAGTGGTTGAGAAACTACATGCATGGTCCATGAAAAGAGCTCTCATGAACTGA
- the LOC111921064 gene encoding beta-fructofuranosidase, insoluble isoenzyme 1, with protein MFYKGIYHLFYQYNPKGSVWGNIVWAHSVSEDLINWTPLEPAIEPSKPFDQFGCWSGSATVLPGDKPVILYTGITAEQPEPGYQVQNYAIPEDSSDPYLRKWIKPDDNPIIKPTQENASAFRDPTTAWMLNGQWEITVGSKRDMVGVSYLYRSPDFINWTLVDHPLHETENVGMFECPDFYPVSITGESGLDTTVIEGEIKHVFKVSLDMTRYDYYTIGKYDIEQDIYIPDEGMIDSWAGLRYDWGNFYASKSFFDPPKNRRVIWGWANESSTINEYVKKGWAGIQCIPRIVWLDPSGKQLLLWPVAELETLRDVNVQLSNVELNQGDKVEVEGITAAQADVDVVFTFPSLDKAEAYDNAWDETYPPETLAENICEVMGTTKQGGLGPFGLLTLTSNGSEEYTPVFFRVFNTPNTNRRVLMCSDAMPSTLNEQEYRPSFGGFVDLDLADNKISLRSLIDHSVVESFAAGGKTVITSRVYPTLAINENAHLHVFNNGTEIVTIERLDAWSMKNPMMN; from the exons ATGTTTTACAAGGGAATATATCATTTATTCTACCAATACAACCCTAAAGGTTCTGTATGGGGTAACATAGTGTGGGCCCACTCAGTATCTGAAGACCTAATCAACTGGACCCCACTAGAACCCGCAATCGAACCATCGAAGCCTTTTGATCAATTCGGTTGTTGGTCTGGGTCTGCCACCGTCCTTCCCGGTGACAAACCGGTCATTTTATACACCGGAATAACCGCCGAGCAGCCCGAACCCGGTTATCAAGTCCAAAACTATGCAATACCCGAAGACTCTTCGGATCCATACCTAAGAAAATGGATCAAACCCGATGATAATCCAATCATAAAACCAACTCAAGAGAATGCCTCAGCATTTCGTGACCCCACAACCGCTTGGATGCTCAATGGTCAATGGGAAATAACTGTAGGTAGTAAGCGGGATATGGTAGGTGTATCATATTTATACAGAAGCCCGGATTTTATAAACTGGACCCTTGTTGATCACCCTTTGCACGAGACAGAAAATGTCGGTATGTTTGAATGTCCTGATTTCTACCCGGTATCGATTACGGGAGAGAGCGGGTTGGATACTACAGTAATCGAAGGTGAAATCAAACATGTTTTTAAGGTTAGCCTTGATATGACTAGGTATGATTACTACACGATTGGAAAATACGATATTGAACAAGATATATACATCCCGGATGAAGGAATGATTGATAGTTGGGCTGGTTTAAGATACGATTGGGGGAATTTTTATGCTTCTAAGTCATTTTTTGACCCTCCGAAGAACCGTAGGGTTATTTGGGGTTGGGCTAATGAGTCTAGTACTATAAATGAATATGTCAAGAAAGGATGGGCTGGAATCCAG TGTATTCCACGAATCGTTTGGTTAGATCCATCTGGAAAGCAATTGCTATTATGGCCGGTTGCTGAATTGGAAACTCTAAGAGATGTGAATGTGCAACTAAGCAACGTGGAGCTCAATCAGGGCGATAAAGTTGAAGTTGAAGGAATCACCGCTGCCCAG GCGGATGTGGATGTGGTTTTTACGTTCCCAAGTTTGGATAAAGCAGAGGCGTATGATAATGCATGGGACGAAACATACCCACCGGAAACTCTTGCGGAAAATATATGTGAAGTCATGGGTACAACCAAACAAGGTGGGCTAGGGCCGTTTGGTCTTTTAACATTGACATCAAATGGTTCCGAAGAATACACACCCGtgttttttagggttttcaacactCCTAACACCAACCGTAGAGTTCTCATGTGCTCCGATGCTATGCC GTCAACATTGAACGAACAAGAGTATAGACCATCTTTTGGGGGGTTTGTGGATTTAGATTTAGCTGACAACAAGATCTCGCTTAGGAGTTTGATTGATCATTCGGTTGTGGAAAGCTTTGCTGCAGGGGGTAAAACGGTCATAACATCTAGGGTTTATCCGACATTGGCAATTAACGAGAATGCACATTTGCATGTATTTAACAATGGAACAGAGATTGTCACCATTGAGAGACTCGATGCTTGGTCCATGAAGAATCCTATGATGAACTAA
- the LOC111921015 gene encoding beta-fructofuranosidase, insoluble isoenzyme 2 isoform X1, giving the protein MASHKVYPGYPSNSTVKVKQVYRTSYHFQPKKHWINDPNAPMYYKGYYHFFCQYNPKGAVWGNIVWAHSVSTDMINWKWLKPALTPSKWFDKYGCWSGSATILPGDKPVILYTGVIKENPEPGYQVQNYAIPTNYSDPYLQNWVKPNINNPILNPTQENVSSFRDPSTAWFINGYWKMLVGSRHNDRGIAYMYKSKDFVKWTRAKHPFHDKPGTGMWECPDFYPLSSPGVRNGLETYTLGKDHTKYVFKVSLDETRYDYYTIGEYDVVNERYHPDNITVDGWAGLRYDYGNLYASKTFFDPVKKRRILWGWCNESSTTEEDIAKGWAGIELIPRMVWLDPSGKQLLQWPIHELETLRGQKKNIRNVKLNKGDSMEIKGITAAQVDVDVSFTFSSLSKAEAYDRNWDKFPREDIAKDICGIKDATAQGGLGPFGILALASKNLEEYTPVFFRVFKTHVKTYKVLMCSDATLSSRNMNEYKPSFGGFVDVDLADKRLSLRSLIDHSVVESFGEGGKTVITSRVYPKLAVAGDAHLHVFNNGTETIVVEKLHAWSMKRALMN; this is encoded by the exons ATGGCCTCCCATAAGGTTTATCCAGGTTATCCTTCTAATAGTACTGTGAAAGTCAAGCAGGTTTATAGAACTTCCTACCATTTTCAACCCAAGAAACATTGGATCAATG ATCCAAATG CACCAATGTATTACAAAGGATACTACCATTTCTTCTGTCAATACAATCCCAAAGGTGCAGTGTGGGGAAACATTGTATGGGCTCACTCTGTATCAACTGACATGATCAACTGGAAATGGTTAAAACCAGCACTTACACCATCAAAATGGTTTGATAAATACGGGTGTTGGTCCGGATCCGCTACAATCCTCCCAGGTGATAAACCAGTCATTTTGTATACCGGAGTGATAAAGGAAAACCCGGAACCAGGTTATCAAGTTCAAAACTACGCAATACCTACCAATTATTCCGATCCATATCTCCAAAACTGGGTCAAACCCAACATCAACAACCCGATCCTCAATCCCACTCAAGAGAACGTTTCGTCTTTCCGTGACCCTTCAACTGCTTGGTTCATCAATGGTTACTGGAAAATGTTGGTTGGCAGCAGACACAACGATCGAGGCATTGCGTATATGTACAAAAGCAAAGATTTTGTTAAGTGGACGAGGGCCAAACACCCGTTTCACGACAAACCGGGTACGGGTATGTGGGAATGTCCAGATTTTTACCCGTTATCATCTCCTGGTGTTAGAAACGGGTTGGAGACTTACACATTGGGCAAAGATCATACTAAATATGTTTTTAAGGTGAGCCTTGATGAAACAAGGTATGATTATTATACGATCGGAGAGTATGACGTGGTGAACGAACGCTATCATCCAGATAACATTACTGTTGATGGTTGGGCTGGGTTAAGATATGATTATGGAAACTTGTATGCGTCCAAAACTTTCTTCGACCCTGTCAAGAAACGAAGAATTTTGTGGGGTTGGTGTAATGAGTCGAGCACAACAGAAGAAGATATTGCAAAGGGATGGGCAGGAATTGAG TTGATTCCACGTATGGTGTGGTTGGACCCTAGTGGAAAACAATTGCTACAATGGCCAATACATGAGCTAGAAACCCTAAGAGGTCAGAAGAAGAATATAAGGAATGTGAAGCTAAACAAAGGAGATTCCATGGAAATAAAAGGAATTACTGCTGCTCAG GTCGATGTGGATGTTAGTTTTACTTTTTCAAGCCTGAGTAAAGCTGAGGCGTACGATAGAAACTGGGACAAATTTCCAAGAGAAGATATCGCTAAAGACATATGTGGAATCAAGGATGCAACCGCACAAGGTGGACTTGGACCTTTTGGGATTCTAGCACTTGCTTCCAAGAATCTTGAAGAATACACTCCGGTCTTCTTTAGGGTTTTCAAGACCCATGTCAAGACATATAAAGTCCTCATGTGCTCAGATGCTACTCT TTCCTCGAGGAACATGAATGAATATAAGCCATCATTTGGAGGGTTTGTGGACGTGGATTTAGCCGACAAGAGGCTTTCACTTAGGAGCTTGATCGATCATTCGGTTGTGGAAAGCTTTGGAGAGGGTGGAAAGACTGTAATCACATCTAGGGTTTATCCGAAACTAGCAGTGGCGGGTGATGCACATTTACATGTGTTTAACAATGGTACTGAGACCATAGTGGTTGAGAAACTACATGCATGGTCCATGAAAAGAGCTCTCATGAACTGA
- the LOC111921015 gene encoding beta-fructofuranosidase, insoluble isoenzyme 2 isoform X2, giving the protein MASHKVYPGYPSNSTVKVKQVYRTSYHFQPKKHWINGTPMYYKGYYHFFCQYNPKGAVWGNIVWAHSVSTDMINWKWLKPALTPSKWFDKYGCWSGSATILPGDKPVILYTGVIKENPEPGYQVQNYAIPTNYSDPYLQNWVKPNINNPILNPTQENVSSFRDPSTAWFINGYWKMLVGSRHNDRGIAYMYKSKDFVKWTRAKHPFHDKPGTGMWECPDFYPLSSPGVRNGLETYTLGKDHTKYVFKVSLDETRYDYYTIGEYDVVNERYHPDNITVDGWAGLRYDYGNLYASKTFFDPVKKRRILWGWCNESSTTEEDIAKGWAGIELIPRMVWLDPSGKQLLQWPIHELETLRGQKKNIRNVKLNKGDSMEIKGITAAQVDVDVSFTFSSLSKAEAYDRNWDKFPREDIAKDICGIKDATAQGGLGPFGILALASKNLEEYTPVFFRVFKTHVKTYKVLMCSDATLSSRNMNEYKPSFGGFVDVDLADKRLSLRSLIDHSVVESFGEGGKTVITSRVYPKLAVAGDAHLHVFNNGTETIVVEKLHAWSMKRALMN; this is encoded by the exons ATGGCCTCCCATAAGGTTTATCCAGGTTATCCTTCTAATAGTACTGTGAAAGTCAAGCAGGTTTATAGAACTTCCTACCATTTTCAACCCAAGAAACATTGGATCAATGGTA CACCAATGTATTACAAAGGATACTACCATTTCTTCTGTCAATACAATCCCAAAGGTGCAGTGTGGGGAAACATTGTATGGGCTCACTCTGTATCAACTGACATGATCAACTGGAAATGGTTAAAACCAGCACTTACACCATCAAAATGGTTTGATAAATACGGGTGTTGGTCCGGATCCGCTACAATCCTCCCAGGTGATAAACCAGTCATTTTGTATACCGGAGTGATAAAGGAAAACCCGGAACCAGGTTATCAAGTTCAAAACTACGCAATACCTACCAATTATTCCGATCCATATCTCCAAAACTGGGTCAAACCCAACATCAACAACCCGATCCTCAATCCCACTCAAGAGAACGTTTCGTCTTTCCGTGACCCTTCAACTGCTTGGTTCATCAATGGTTACTGGAAAATGTTGGTTGGCAGCAGACACAACGATCGAGGCATTGCGTATATGTACAAAAGCAAAGATTTTGTTAAGTGGACGAGGGCCAAACACCCGTTTCACGACAAACCGGGTACGGGTATGTGGGAATGTCCAGATTTTTACCCGTTATCATCTCCTGGTGTTAGAAACGGGTTGGAGACTTACACATTGGGCAAAGATCATACTAAATATGTTTTTAAGGTGAGCCTTGATGAAACAAGGTATGATTATTATACGATCGGAGAGTATGACGTGGTGAACGAACGCTATCATCCAGATAACATTACTGTTGATGGTTGGGCTGGGTTAAGATATGATTATGGAAACTTGTATGCGTCCAAAACTTTCTTCGACCCTGTCAAGAAACGAAGAATTTTGTGGGGTTGGTGTAATGAGTCGAGCACAACAGAAGAAGATATTGCAAAGGGATGGGCAGGAATTGAG TTGATTCCACGTATGGTGTGGTTGGACCCTAGTGGAAAACAATTGCTACAATGGCCAATACATGAGCTAGAAACCCTAAGAGGTCAGAAGAAGAATATAAGGAATGTGAAGCTAAACAAAGGAGATTCCATGGAAATAAAAGGAATTACTGCTGCTCAG GTCGATGTGGATGTTAGTTTTACTTTTTCAAGCCTGAGTAAAGCTGAGGCGTACGATAGAAACTGGGACAAATTTCCAAGAGAAGATATCGCTAAAGACATATGTGGAATCAAGGATGCAACCGCACAAGGTGGACTTGGACCTTTTGGGATTCTAGCACTTGCTTCCAAGAATCTTGAAGAATACACTCCGGTCTTCTTTAGGGTTTTCAAGACCCATGTCAAGACATATAAAGTCCTCATGTGCTCAGATGCTACTCT TTCCTCGAGGAACATGAATGAATATAAGCCATCATTTGGAGGGTTTGTGGACGTGGATTTAGCCGACAAGAGGCTTTCACTTAGGAGCTTGATCGATCATTCGGTTGTGGAAAGCTTTGGAGAGGGTGGAAAGACTGTAATCACATCTAGGGTTTATCCGAAACTAGCAGTGGCGGGTGATGCACATTTACATGTGTTTAACAATGGTACTGAGACCATAGTGGTTGAGAAACTACATGCATGGTCCATGAAAAGAGCTCTCATGAACTGA
- the LOC111921013 gene encoding beta-fructofuranosidase, insoluble isoenzyme 1: MFFKGFYHLFYQSNPKGSVWGNIAWAHSISEDLINWTPLGPAIEPSKPFDQFGCWSGSATVLPGDKPIILYTGLISEQPEPGYQVQNYAIPKNRSDPYLTEWIKPSNNPIIKPTLENASAFRDPTTAWMFNGQWEMTIGSKQGMVGVSYLYRSTDFIKWTKVDHPLHQKENTGMWECVDFYPVSTKGEKGLDTRVIDGDHIKHVFKVSLEITKFDYYTIGKYDASQDIYIPDEGMMDGWAGLRYDWGNFYASKSFFDPSKNRRVIWGWANESSTEDENVKKGWAGIQLIPRTVWLDPSGKQLLNWPVAELETLRDKNVKLSNTKLKQGDKVEVKGITAAQADVNVVFSFPGLGKAEAYDTKWDEIYPPETLAKNICQVMGTTKQGGLGPFGLLTLTSKDFQEYTPIFFRVFNTSDTKHKVLMCSDAMPSTLNNQEYKPSFGGFVDVDLADNKISLRSLIDHSVVESFAAGGKTVITSRIYPTLAINENAHLHVFNNGTEIVTIERLDAWSMKNPKMN, encoded by the exons ATGTTTTTCAAGGGATTCTACCATTTATTTTACCAATCCAATCCAAAAGGTTCTGTGTGGGGTAACATTGCATGGGCCCATTCGATATCGGAAGACCTAATCAATTGGACCCCACTAGGACCAGCAATCGAGCCATCAAAGCCATTCGATCAGTTCGGTTGCTGGTCTGGATCTGCCACCGTGCTTCCCGGTGACAAACCGATCATTTTATACACCGGACTAATCTCCGAGCAGCCTGAACCCGGTTATCAAGTCCAAAACTATGCAATACCTAAAAACCGTTCGGATCCATACCTAACAGAATGGATCAAACCTAGCAACAATCCCATCATAAAGCCAACCCTAGAGAATGCATCTGCCTTCCGTGATCCAACGACAGCTTGGATGTTCAATGGACAATGGGAAATGACGATAGGTAGTAAGCAGGGTATGGTAGGTGTGTCGTATTTATATCGAAGCACGGATTTCATTAAGTGGACTAAGGTCGATCACCCATTGCATCAGAAAGAGAATACGGGTATGTGGGAATGTGTGGATTTCTACCCCGTATCCACTAAGGGAGAGAAAGGGTTGGACACTAGGGTAATTGATGGTGATCATATCAAACATGTTTTTAAGGTTAGCCTTGAGATCACTAAATTTGATTACTACACGATCGGAAAATATGATGCATCACAAGACATATACATCCCGGATGAAGGAATGATGGATGGTTGGGCTGGTTTAAGATACGATTGGGGGAATTTTTATGCTTCTAAGTCGTTTTTTGATCCTTCGAAGAATCGTAGGGTTATCTGGGGTTGGGCTAACGAGTCCAGTACTGAAGATGAAAATGTCAAGAAAGGATGGGCTGGAATCCAG TTGATACCAAGAACTGTTTGGTTAGACCCCTCTGGAAAGCAGTTGTTAAATTGGCCTGTTGCTGAATTGGAGACCTTAAGAGATAAGAATGTGAAGCTAAGCAATACGAAACTCAAACAGGGAGATAAAGTTGAAGTTAAAGGAATTACTGCTGCCCAG GCAGACGTGAATGTGGTTTTTAGTTTCCCTGGTTTGGGTAAAGCAGAGGCGTATGATACTAAGTGGGATGAAATATACCCACCGGAAACTCTTGCGAAAAACATATGTCAAGTCATGGGTACAACCAAACAAGGTGGGCTAGGGCCATTTGGTCTTTTAACATTAACCTCGAAGGATTTCCAAGAATACACACCGATTTTCTTTAGGGTTTTCAACACTTCTGACACCAAGCATAAAGTTCTCATGTGTTCTGATGCTATGCC GTCAACATTGAACAATCAAGAGTACAAGCCATCGTTTGGAGGGTTTGTGGATGTGGATTTAGCCGACAACAAGATCTCACTTAGAAGCTTGATTGATCACTCGGTTGTGGAAAGCTTTGCAGCTGGGGGTAAAACGGTCATAACATCTAGGATTTATCCGACACTGGCAATTAACGAGAATGCACATTTGCATGTATTCAACAATGGAACGGAGATTGTCACTATTGAGAGACTCGATGCTTGGTCCATGAAGAATCCTAAAATGAACTAA
- the LOC111921015 gene encoding beta-fructofuranosidase, insoluble isoenzyme 1 isoform X4, translating into MYYKGYYHFFCQYNPKGAVWGNIVWAHSVSTDMINWKWLKPALTPSKWFDKYGCWSGSATILPGDKPVILYTGVIKENPEPGYQVQNYAIPTNYSDPYLQNWVKPNINNPILNPTQENVSSFRDPSTAWFINGYWKMLVGSRHNDRGIAYMYKSKDFVKWTRAKHPFHDKPGTGMWECPDFYPLSSPGVRNGLETYTLGKDHTKYVFKVSLDETRYDYYTIGEYDVVNERYHPDNITVDGWAGLRYDYGNLYASKTFFDPVKKRRILWGWCNESSTTEEDIAKGWAGIELIPRMVWLDPSGKQLLQWPIHELETLRGQKKNIRNVKLNKGDSMEIKGITAAQVDVDVSFTFSSLSKAEAYDRNWDKFPREDIAKDICGIKDATAQGGLGPFGILALASKNLEEYTPVFFRVFKTHVKTYKVLMCSDATPSSLSDEYSSSRNMNEYKPSFGGFVDVDLADKRLSLRSLIDHSVVESFGEGGKTVITSRVYPKLAVAGDAHLHVFNNGTETIVVEKLHAWSMKRALMN; encoded by the exons ATGTATTACAAAGGATACTACCATTTCTTCTGTCAATACAATCCCAAAGGTGCAGTGTGGGGAAACATTGTATGGGCTCACTCTGTATCAACTGACATGATCAACTGGAAATGGTTAAAACCAGCACTTACACCATCAAAATGGTTTGATAAATACGGGTGTTGGTCCGGATCCGCTACAATCCTCCCAGGTGATAAACCAGTCATTTTGTATACCGGAGTGATAAAGGAAAACCCGGAACCAGGTTATCAAGTTCAAAACTACGCAATACCTACCAATTATTCCGATCCATATCTCCAAAACTGGGTCAAACCCAACATCAACAACCCGATCCTCAATCCCACTCAAGAGAACGTTTCGTCTTTCCGTGACCCTTCAACTGCTTGGTTCATCAATGGTTACTGGAAAATGTTGGTTGGCAGCAGACACAACGATCGAGGCATTGCGTATATGTACAAAAGCAAAGATTTTGTTAAGTGGACGAGGGCCAAACACCCGTTTCACGACAAACCGGGTACGGGTATGTGGGAATGTCCAGATTTTTACCCGTTATCATCTCCTGGTGTTAGAAACGGGTTGGAGACTTACACATTGGGCAAAGATCATACTAAATATGTTTTTAAGGTGAGCCTTGATGAAACAAGGTATGATTATTATACGATCGGAGAGTATGACGTGGTGAACGAACGCTATCATCCAGATAACATTACTGTTGATGGTTGGGCTGGGTTAAGATATGATTATGGAAACTTGTATGCGTCCAAAACTTTCTTCGACCCTGTCAAGAAACGAAGAATTTTGTGGGGTTGGTGTAATGAGTCGAGCACAACAGAAGAAGATATTGCAAAGGGATGGGCAGGAATTGAG TTGATTCCACGTATGGTGTGGTTGGACCCTAGTGGAAAACAATTGCTACAATGGCCAATACATGAGCTAGAAACCCTAAGAGGTCAGAAGAAGAATATAAGGAATGTGAAGCTAAACAAAGGAGATTCCATGGAAATAAAAGGAATTACTGCTGCTCAG GTCGATGTGGATGTTAGTTTTACTTTTTCAAGCCTGAGTAAAGCTGAGGCGTACGATAGAAACTGGGACAAATTTCCAAGAGAAGATATCGCTAAAGACATATGTGGAATCAAGGATGCAACCGCACAAGGTGGACTTGGACCTTTTGGGATTCTAGCACTTGCTTCCAAGAATCTTGAAGAATACACTCCGGTCTTCTTTAGGGTTTTCAAGACCCATGTCAAGACATATAAAGTCCTCATGTGCTCAGATGCTACTC CTTCATCACTTTCTGATGAATACAGTTCCTCGAGGAACATGAATGAATATAAGCCATCATTTGGAGGGTTTGTGGACGTGGATTTAGCCGACAAGAGGCTTTCACTTAGGAGCTTGATCGATCATTCGGTTGTGGAAAGCTTTGGAGAGGGTGGAAAGACTGTAATCACATCTAGGGTTTATCCGAAACTAGCAGTGGCGGGTGATGCACATTTACATGTGTTTAACAATGGTACTGAGACCATAGTGGTTGAGAAACTACATGCATGGTCCATGAAAAGAGCTCTCATGAACTGA